The sequence below is a genomic window from Cataglyphis hispanica isolate Lineage 1 chromosome 13, ULB_Chis1_1.0, whole genome shotgun sequence.
ttatatttatttagcggCACCGCGAATACGACTACCGCGTCAATACGAAGACGGTCTGCTTTTTGAGCAAGATGAAACCATCAGGTTGAAGGTATCCTTGGCAGGTAAGCCACCGCCTACTGTCACCTGGTATCACGACGGCGAGCTGATATCCAAGGATGCTAGACACGTATTCGAGGTGATGGACGGTGAATCAGTTTTGAAAATACCAGATGCCAAACGAAATGATCGAGGCGAATATACCGTCAAAGCCACGAACAAATTGGGTGAAGATGTTGCGTCTTTTCTAGTCACTGTAACAGGTGCGTAATAACGTTGCATTAATTTagttattagttttttttagattttttataatattttgtataatataatttatcagttCCTTGCGccattaatttttgtcaacAGATCGGCCCGCTGCTCCCGGAAAAGTGACCGTAGCGATGACTCTAGGTAGATCAGTGACGTTATCGTGGAAAGAACCAGAAGATGACGGCGGATGCAAGATCGGGACTTACATCGTCGAATACTATAGAGTACGCGATCgatgatattattatcattctcGTAAATTTTTGGAAACTTGACAACAATTGTTTCAGATTGGCTGGGAAGTGTGGCTTAAAGCAACGACTAGCAGATGCACCAGCGCAACGTTAACAGAATTAATCGAAGGCTCCGAATACAAGTTTCGCGTGAAGGCTGAAAATCCTTACGGAGTCAGCGATCCTAGCGAAGAGAGCGACGTTATCTTCATTCCAGACCTCAAGCGAAAGTATACTTTATCGTCGATAGGCTTTCTCGATTTCGacctatttttttatctgctcagaaataaattcataactttatatttgcaGAATTGTAACGCCGTCTTTGAGCGAGAAATCGCAGAGTCATCGGGAGATCACTAGATCTCGCGGCGACAAACGAGAAGTGAGTTTCACTTCTATGCCGGCACAAAGAACTAGGAGTTTAACAAGGGAAGAAGCTAGAACACGAGATGACGAAAGCGGCGATCGCTTCGGATACGATGAGCGATCAGCTTCAACACAACGGCTAGCAATGCCGATTTCTACGCTGGATAGGCCATCCAGAGCAGATAGTAGAGTGACATTTGCACCGGACACTTTAGAAAAGGAACAACCGCCAATTCCTCCAGCCAGATCTAGAGACTACACTTCCACGAAGCAACAAGTTTCTCTTGGAAATCAAGCAGATCAATCGAATACTGCGGCAGATACGAAAGAcaaggtaaataaaaaaaaaactaattttattctatggattagaagataaaagatatatttttttctgcaatgtAGCAAGATATTGttgtaaagagagaaagaacaatGTCGCCGAAACCAACAGTGACAGTCTCTTCTCCGGTCGTCGAAGAAGATTTCAAGCCGCGTCCAATATCgacaaaagaaagaagaagccTCTCTCCGCTCTCGATGCCAAGAATTCAAGAATCTCAAAGAGAGAAGAATCGCACCACAACTAgccattatttttcatctataAATTCAAATCTAAAAAGACAGACCGCCGTTACAAATGAATCCATGTTACCTTCACCGCAAAGTAGCCCGCAATTGCAAAAGATGTCACGAGATGATGACGAAGACGCATTACATGGTAGCTCGGAGTTTATGCTGGTCCTGTATCCAGAGGATGAGACGATGCAAGAGGAAACCGTGAATGGCACGTTGCATGAAACTCGCATTAAAAGCGGCACAAGTAAGTGCGCGAGAAAAAATctacaaaagatttttaaaaaatacagaattgcattttaaattatattaaacaaatttatttttttaggtaACAAACAAGACATGATCGAATTGACGGAAGAAGAGAGCGATCTCATACCGCCGCCGATGTCACTGTCCCTTCCGGAATTATTCAGCGCGCGGCATCAAGTAGTAGAAGTAATGCGACCGGCGGTCAGCTCTACCGAGCTTCTTCACGAACGTGCTATGGAACGTTTCTATCGCGCGGTCGCTGCCGAAGAGGCATCCGAAATTGCAAAACGAAAAACGCAGCTTGAGAGACAAACCGGCGAATTGGCGCTATTAAATGACGAATCCGTTCGGCAATCGTCACTTCGAAGACGTCTATCCAATTCTAGCGTCACGACGCAGAACTTGATCGTTTCGTGGCAGGCCAAAAAGAATCGTCGACGATCGAGCGAGGGGCAAACCGAAGTGACTCCGAAGGCAATGAAACTTCTCTCGCCAGTTTTGCTATCGGATGTCGAGGCCATATCAGATCCGAATCTCCCCTCTGAAACGATGACGGCGGATTCCTGGAGGAGGAACGACGAAAATGAATCTTTAGAACGTCTGCGTAGGTGGCACGAAGCGAATGTACCGCTGTTGGAGGAGGTAcaagaagaaaaatcgataCAAGCGGATGATAAAGAGGGGATGGTAGGCTCCATAACTGTAAACAGAGCCAAGGAAGTGGAAGAAGAGGAAATTGATAGCATCGAGGTCTCCGAAGAATCGTCGGAAGAGATTAGTAGCGCGGATAGCGAGgacttgaaattattaaaatcaaggaTCCTGGCAAGACGAGTTATCGATGAAGAGGATACTTATCATCCTAGGGGAAGATCAGTTCCACACGTCGAGCCGCAATTGCCACAGATTTCGCACGATAGAATGACAAGTTTGGAGATTCCACCTGTCAGAGCAGTTACTCCCGTCTCGCTGAACAACGTAGTaccaaaatctattttaaagaaaCCCAAGGAAGAACTGATCCCTCCGGACAATTTCGGCAGATCGATTGCTCCCGAAAAACCAATCAGAGCGATACCACCGCAGTCATATGAACGAGAAAATGacgaaaaaatgaatatcgaTATTGAGAAGCGAATCACAGATTTTTCAAGCATGTCCGAGGTTTTGAAAACACCTCCAATGTCGGAATCCGATACAGATAGTATTTTATCGGCGGCGGAAGCGGCGAAAAATCGTCGAATGCAATCGAAATTGCGGTCCATGACGCCGGAAGAGGAAGCAGCCGAAATAGAGGCCAGGATGGCGGTCGTGAATCAGTACACCGAGATAGTTCGGGAATACGCGGGTCATTCGCGACATGGTAGCGCAGCCAGTTCACGAAGATCTTCCATTTCCGAGGATCAAGCGGATCAAAGGCACCGAGTGAACGAAAAACTTGCGGCGAAGCTAACAGATAAGCAAGAGCAAAACGAAAcgttaaaatcaaaaattaaaaataagaataaagtcGACCAACagacaaaaaataatcaagcGCCAGcggttattaaaaaagaaagcgtTAATTCCAGAAGCACGACTCCTGCAAGAGATACGACTGCGAAGCGAGTAAGTAGACCGACTTCCCGAGACCAATCTCCAGCTGCGAGGAGAAAGGAACGAACGACAGGCGCGACTTCGTCGAGATCATCTTCGAAAACTCGGAATCGCACGCCTTCTCTGGAAAGAAACAATCGATCATTAGCGAAAAACGATTTAAAAGAACAAGGCTCTCGTAGATCTAAAATACCTTCCGGCTCTTCCTCACGTTCCTCGTCGAGATCGAACTC
It includes:
- the LOC126854302 gene encoding titin homolog → MGNATTKDYPKNISVGTNSRKTRWDGPGLPAPPGKPILISGTDETQPDVVAIRWERSPSNGGSAIVGYLVEHRRLGSTHWVRSSSGLCAFPELTLSGLEPGWRYQFRVRAQNAVGLSRPSEISEPLTVTLQRAAAACAPYFDLELKDTTALENEQVEFVVQFSGTPLPKISWFKDGFEIFSSRRTRINTDNGKSVLLIHQTALNDEGEIKCTATNRAGHVATRAKLILEAAPRIRLPRQYEDGLLFEQDETIRLKVSLAGKPPPTVTWYHDGELISKDARHVFEVMDGESVLKIPDAKRNDRGEYTVKATNKLGEDVASFLVTVTDRPAAPGKVTVAMTLGRSVTLSWKEPEDDGGCKIGTYIVEYYRIGWEVWLKATTSRCTSATLTELIEGSEYKFRVKAENPYGVSDPSEESDVIFIPDLKRKIVTPSLSEKSQSHREITRSRGDKREVSFTSMPAQRTRSLTREEARTRDDESGDRFGYDERSASTQRLAMPISTLDRPSRADSRVTFAPDTLEKEQPPIPPARSRDYTSTKQQVSLGNQADQSNTAADTKDKQDIVVKRERTMSPKPTVTVSSPVVEEDFKPRPISTKERRSLSPLSMPRIQESQREKNRTTTSHYFSSINSNLKRQTAVTNESMLPSPQSSPQLQKMSRDDDEDALHGSSEFMLVLYPEDETMQEETVNGTLHETRIKSGTSNKQDMIELTEEESDLIPPPMSLSLPELFSARHQVVEVMRPAVSSTELLHERAMERFYRAVAAEEASEIAKRKTQLERQTGELALLNDESVRQSSLRRRLSNSSVTTQNLIVSWQAKKNRRRSSEGQTEVTPKAMKLLSPVLLSDVEAISDPNLPSETMTADSWRRNDENESLERLRRWHEANVPLLEEVQEEKSIQADDKEGMVGSITVNRAKEVEEEEIDSIEVSEESSEEISSADSEDLKLLKSRILARRVIDEEDTYHPRGRSVPHVEPQLPQISHDRMTSLEIPPVRAVTPVSLNNVVPKSILKKPKEELIPPDNFGRSIAPEKPIRAIPPQSYERENDEKMNIDIEKRITDFSSMSEVLKTPPMSESDTDSILSAAEAAKNRRMQSKLRSMTPEEEAAEIEARMAVVNQYTEIVREYAGHSRHGSAASSRRSSISEDQADQRHRVNEKLAAKLTDKQEQNETLKSKIKNKNKVDQQTKNNQAPAVIKKESVNSRSTTPARDTTAKRVSRPTSRDQSPAARRKERTTGATSSRSSSKTRNRTPSLERNNRSLAKNDLKEQGSRRSKIPSGSSSRSSSRSNSRERFGTTASVESKVEKLQKALESNKYRAMRKESEVTKEIAGKSTPEQTDGKQLALEAKNTVRSTVDYITDLTLLIAAMYVYFFKKETLAVPFIVLLLYRRIQEEIHEWMPRRWWRSTKKS